In the Prevotella sp. E2-28 genome, one interval contains:
- a CDS encoding low molecular weight protein-tyrosine-phosphatase, translating into MDNNTKHRILFVCHGNICRSPMAEFVMRDLVKKVGLEDRFMIESAATSTEEIGNSVYPPARRKLAEHGIGCAGKTARQMTRSDYNSYDLLIGMDSWNIRNMRNICGGDPEGKIVMLMDFTKRPGDVADPWYTGNFEATWRDVLEGCQALLDRFAK; encoded by the coding sequence ATGGATAATAACACAAAACATAGAATACTTTTCGTCTGTCATGGGAACATCTGCCGCAGCCCGATGGCGGAGTTCGTAATGAGGGACTTGGTGAAGAAAGTGGGACTGGAGGACCGTTTTATGATTGAGTCGGCGGCCACCTCAACGGAGGAGATAGGCAATAGTGTCTATCCTCCAGCCCGACGAAAACTGGCGGAGCACGGCATCGGCTGTGCCGGCAAGACGGCACGACAGATGACGCGCTCGGACTACAACAGCTACGACCTGCTGATTGGCATGGACTCGTGGAATATCCGTAACATGCGAAACATCTGCGGTGGCGACCCTGAAGGGAAGATTGTGATGCTAATGGATTTCACAAAACGGCCTGGCGACGTAGCAGACCCTTGGTACACGGGCAATTTCGAGGCCACTTGGCGCGATGTTCTTGAAGGATGCCAGGCATTGTTAGATAGATTTGCAAAGTAA
- a CDS encoding 5-fold beta-flower protein has translation MKYRFIIAILMFLFISCSGYSQSFRDNNNMLLGKVETDGTIRNANNMSIGKIFDDGAIRDNNNMRVGTIEKDGTIRDKNNMRLGAVSSDGTVRDNNNMRLGTISSDGTVRDNNNMRIGTASGINTKYAAVLFFFNLF, from the coding sequence ATGAAGTATAGATTTATTATCGCAATATTGATGTTCCTGTTTATATCATGTTCTGGTTATTCCCAGTCTTTCCGCGATAACAATAATATGCTGCTCGGCAAAGTGGAGACTGATGGTACAATTCGTAATGCCAATAATATGAGTATTGGTAAGATCTTCGATGATGGAGCCATCAGGGATAATAACAACATGAGGGTTGGCACTATCGAGAAGGACGGCACTATCAGGGATAAAAACAACATGCGTTTGGGCGCCGTCAGTTCTGATGGGACTGTACGTGATAATAACAATATGCGTCTTGGTACTATCAGTTCTGATGGGACTGTACGTGATAATAACAATATGAGGATAGGTACGGCCAGTGGTATCAATACGAAATATGCTGCTGTTTTATTCTTTTTCAACCTCTTTTGA